The following are encoded in a window of Oncorhynchus keta strain PuntledgeMale-10-30-2019 unplaced genomic scaffold, Oket_V2 Un_scaffold_9913_pilon_pilon, whole genome shotgun sequence genomic DNA:
- the LOC127929731 gene encoding filaggrin-2-like isoform X9, translating to MTHRHTHILSVSDTLDTHTHTLDTHTHTGHTHTHTGHTHTHWTHTHTHWTHTHTHWQHTHTGNTHTHTHWTHTHTLDTHTHTHTGDTHTHTHWTHTHTHWTHTHTHTLDTHTHTLDTHTHTLDTHTHTHWTHTHTHWTHTHTDTHWTHTHTLYTNTHTLDTHTLDTHTHTLDTHTHTHWTHTHTHWTHTHTHTHTHTHIHTLDTHTHWTHTHTHTGHTHTHTHTHTHTLDTHTHTHTHWIHTHTLDTHTHTHTGDTHTHTHWRHTHTHTHWRHTHTHTHWTHTHTLDTHTHTHTLDTHTHTLDTHTHTLDTHTHTHWTHTHTHTHTLDTHTHRHTLDTHTHCTRTHTHWTHTHWTHTHTHWTHTHTHTGHTHTHTGHTHTHWTHTHTHTHTHTGHTHTLDTHTHTHWTHTHTHTHTHTHTHTHTHTGYTHTHTGQTHTYWTNTHTHYTHTTHWTHTHWTHTHTGHTHTHWTHTHTHWTHTHTHTLDTHRHTLPQTHTLNTHTHTHTHTGHTQTHTATDTHTEHTHTHWTHTHTGHTHTLDTHTHWTHTHTGHTHTHWTHTHTTHWTHTHWTHTHTHRGHTHTHTHTLDTHTGHTHYTLDTHTLDTHYTLDTHTLDTHTHWTHTHTHTGHTQTHTATDTHTHTGHTQTHTATDTHTEHTHTHWTHTGHTNTHTLDTDTYTGHTHTHTLDTHTGHTHTLDTHTHYTLDTHTLDTHTHTGHTHWTHTHTTHWTHTHWTHTHWTHTHWAHTLHTGHTHTGHTHTGHTHTHTHTGHTHTGQTHTHTHTHTHTLRVFL from the exons atgacacacagacacacacacattctctctgtcAGTGAcacgctggacacacacacacacacactggacacacacacacacactggacacacacacacacacactggacacacacacacacactggacacacacacacacacactggacacacacacacacacactggcaacacacacacactggcaacacacacacacacacacactggacacacacacacacactggacacacacacacacacacacactggagacacacacacacacacacactggacacacacacacacacactggacacacacacacacacacacactggacacacacacacacacactggacacacacacacacacactggacacacacacacacacacactggacacacacacacacacactggacacacacacacacagacacacactggacacacacacacacactgtacacgaacacacacacactggacacacacacactggacacacacacacacacactggacacacacacacacacacactggacacacacacacacacactggacacacacacacacacacacacacacacacacacacatacacacactggacacacacacacactggacacacacacacacacacactggacacacacacacacacacacacacacacacacacacactggacacacacacacacacacacacacactggatacacacacacacactggacacacacacacacacacacactggagacacacacacacacacacactggagacacacacacacacacacacactggagacacacacacacacacacacactggacacacacacacacactggacacacacacacacacacacacactggacacacacacacacacactggacacacacacacacacactggacacacacacacacacacactggacacacacacacacacacacacacacactggacacacacacacacagacacacactggacacacacacacactgtacacgaacacacacacactggacacacacacactggacacacacacacacacactggacacacacacacacacacactggacacacacacacacacactggacacacacacacacactggacacacacacacacacacacacacacacacactggacacacacacacactggacacacacacacacacacactggacacacacacacacacacacacacacacacacacacacacacacacacacacacactggatacacacacacacacactggacaaacacacacatactggacaaacacacacacacactacacacacactacacactggacacacacacactggacacacacacacactggacacacacacacacactggacacacacacacacacactggacacacacacacacacacacactggacacacacagacacacactgccacagacacacacactgaacacacacacacacacacacacacacac tggacacacacagacacacactgccacagacacacacactgaacacacacacacacactggacacacacacacactggacacacacacacactggacacacacacacactggacacacacacacactggacacacacacacacactggacacacacacacactacacactggacacacacacactggacacacacacacacacacagaggacacacacacacacacacacacacactggacacacacactggacacacacactacacactggacacacacacactggacacacactacacactggacacacacacactggacacacacacacactggacacacacacacacacacactggacacacacagacacacactgccacagacacacacacacacactggacacacacagacacacactgccacagacacacacactgaacacacacacacacactggacacacactggacacacaaacacacacacattggacacGGACACatacactggacacacacacacacacacactggacacacacactggacacacacacacactggacacacacacacactacacactggacacacacacactggacacacacacacacactggacacacacactggacacacacacacactacacactggacacacacacactggacacacacacactggacacacacacactgggcacacacacta
- the LOC127929731 gene encoding filaggrin-2-like isoform X11 produces MTHRHTHILSVSDTLDTHTHTLDTHTHTGHTHTHTGHTHTHWTHTHTHWTHTHTHWQHTHTGNTHTHTHWTHTHTLDTHTHTHTGDTHTHTHWTHTHTHWTHTHTHTLDTHTHTLDTHTHTLDTHTHTHWTHTHTHWTHTHTDTHWTHTHTLYTNTHTLDTHTLDTHTHTLDTHTHTHWTHTHTHWTHTHTHTHTHTHIHTLDTHTHWTHTHTHTGHTHTHTHTHTHTLDTHTHTHTHWIHTHTLDTHTHTHTGDTHTHTHWRHTHTHTHWRHTHTHTHWTHTHTLDTHTHTHTLDTHTHTLDTHTHTLDTHTHTHWTHTHTHTHTLDTHTHRHTLDTHTHCTRTHTHWTHTHWTHTHTHWTHTHTHTGHTHTHTGHTHTHWTHTHTHTHTHTGHTHTLDTHTHTHWTHTHTHTHTHTHTHTHTHTGYTHTHTGQTHTYWTNTHTHYTHTTHWTHTHWTHTHTGHTHTHWTHTHTHWTHTHTHTLDTHRHTLPQTHTLNTHTHTHTHTHTHTHTHTHRTHTATDTHTEHTHTHWTHTGHTNTHTLDTDTYTGHTHTHTGHTHTHWTHTLDTHTHTLHTGHTHTHTHRGHTHTHTHRTHTHTHTLDTHTTHWTHTHWTHTTHWTHTHWTHRHTLPQTHTLNTHTHWTHTHTGHTHTHTGHTQTHTATDTHTEHTHTLDTHTHTHWTHTDTHCHRHTHTHWTHTDTHCHRHTH; encoded by the exons atgacacacagacacacacacattctctctgtcAGTGAcacgctggacacacacacacacacactggacacacacacacacactggacacacacacacacacactggacacacacacacacactggacacacacacacacacactggacacacacacacacacactggcaacacacacacactggcaacacacacacacacacacactggacacacacacacacactggacacacacacacacacacacactggagacacacacacacacacacactggacacacacacacacacactggacacacacacacacacacacactggacacacacacacacacactggacacacacacacacacactggacacacacacacacacacactggacacacacacacacacactggacacacacacacacagacacacactggacacacacacacacactgtacacgaacacacacacactggacacacacacactggacacacacacacacacactggacacacacacacacacacactggacacacacacacacacactggacacacacacacacacacacacacacacacacacacatacacacactggacacacacacacactggacacacacacacacacacactggacacacacacacacacacacacacacacacacacacactggacacacacacacacacacacacacactggatacacacacacacactggacacacacacacacacacacactggagacacacacacacacacacactggagacacacacacacacacacacactggagacacacacacacacacacacactggacacacacacacacactggacacacacacacacacacacacactggacacacacacacacacactggacacacacacacacacactggacacacacacacacacacactggacacacacacacacacacacacacacactggacacacacacacacagacacacactggacacacacacacactgtacacgaacacacacacactggacacacacacactggacacacacacacacacactggacacacacacacacacacactggacacacacacacacacactggacacacacacacacactggacacacacacacacacacacacacacacacactggacacacacacacactggacacacacacacacacacactggacacacacacacacacacacacacacacacacacacacacacacacacacacacactggatacacacacacacacactggacaaacacacacatactggacaaacacacacacacactacacacacactacacactggacacacacacactggacacacacacacactggacacacacacacacactggacacacacacacacacactggacacacacacacacacacacactggacacacacagacacacactgccacagacacacacactgaacacacacacacacacacacacacacacacacacacacacacacacacacacacacaggacacacactgccacagacacacacactgaacacacacacacacactggacacacactggacacacaaacacacacacattggacacGGACACatacactggacacacacacacacacactggacacacacacacacactggacacacacactggacacacacacacacacactacacactggacacacacacacacacacacacagaggacacacacacacacacacacaccggacacacacacacacacacacactggacacacacactacacactggacacacacacactggacacacactacacactggacacacacacactggacacacagacacacactgccacagacacacacactgaacacacacacacactggacacacacacacactggacacacacacacacacactggacacacacagacacacactgccacagacacacacactgaacacacacacacac tggacacacacacacacacacactggacacacacagacacacactgccacagacacacacacacacactggacacacacagacacacactgccacagacacacacactga
- the LOC127929731 gene encoding filaggrin-2-like isoform X16, whose product MTHRHTHILSVSDTLDTHTHTLDTHTHTGHTHTHTGHTHTHWTHTHTHWTHTHTHWQHTHTGNTHTHTHWTHTHTLDTHTHTHTGDTHTHTHWTHTHTHWTHTHTHTLDTHTHTLDTHTHTLDTHTHTHWTHTHTHWTHTHTDTHWTHTHTLYTNTHTLDTHTLDTHTHTLDTHTHTHWTHTHTHWTHTHTHTHTHTHIHTLDTHTHWTHTHTHTGHTHTHTHTHTHTLDTHTHTHTHWIHTHTLDTHTHTHTGDTHTHTHWRHTHTHTHWRHTHTHTHWTHTHTLDTHTHTHTLDTHTHTLDTHTHTLDTHTHTHWTHTHTHTHTLDTHTHRHTLDTHTHCTRTHTHWTHTHWTHTHTHWTHTHTHTGHTHTHTGHTHTHWTHTHTHTHTHTGHTHTLDTHTHTHWTHTHTHTHTHTHTHTHTHTGYTHTHTGQTHTYWTNTHTHYTHTTHWTHTHWTHTHTGHTHTHWTHTHTHWTHTHTHTLDTHRHTLPQTHTLNTHTHTGHTLDTQTHTHWTRTHTLDTHTHTLDTHTHTGHTHWTHTHTHYTLDTHTHTHTEDTHTHTHTGHTHTHTHWTHTLHTGHTHTGHTLHTGHTHTGHTDTHCHRHTH is encoded by the exons atgacacacagacacacacacattctctctgtcAGTGAcacgctggacacacacacacacacactggacacacacacacacactggacacacacacacacacactggacacacacacacacactggacacacacacacacacactggacacacacacacacacactggcaacacacacacactggcaacacacacacacacacacactggacacacacacacacactggacacacacacacacacacacactggagacacacacacacacacacactggacacacacacacacacactggacacacacacacacacacacactggacacacacacacacacactggacacacacacacacacactggacacacacacacacacacactggacacacacacacacacactggacacacacacacacagacacacactggacacacacacacacactgtacacgaacacacacacactggacacacacacactggacacacacacacacacactggacacacacacacacacacactggacacacacacacacacactggacacacacacacacacacacacacacacacacacacatacacacactggacacacacacacactggacacacacacacacacacactggacacacacacacacacacacacacacacacacacacactggacacacacacacacacacacacacactggatacacacacacacactggacacacacacacacacacacactggagacacacacacacacacacactggagacacacacacacacacacacactggagacacacacacacacacacacactggacacacacacacacactggacacacacacacacacacacacactggacacacacacacacacactggacacacacacacacacactggacacacacacacacacacactggacacacacacacacacacacacacacactggacacacacacacacagacacacactggacacacacacacactgtacacgaacacacacacactggacacacacacactggacacacacacacacacactggacacacacacacacacacactggacacacacacacacacactggacacacacacacacactggacacacacacacacacacacacacacacacactggacacacacacacactggacacacacacacacacacactggacacacacacacacacacacacacacacacacacacacacacacacacacacacactggatacacacacacacacactggacaaacacacacatactggacaaacacacacacacactacacacacactacacactggacacacacacactggacacacacacacactggacacacacacacacactggacacacacacacacacactggacacacacacacacacacacactggacacacacagacacacactgccacagacacacacactgaacacacacacacacac tggacacacactggacacacaaacacacacacattggacacGGACACatacactggacacacacacacacacactggacacacacacacacactggacacacacactggacacacacacacacacactacacactggacacacacacacacacacacacagaggacacacacacacacacacacaccggacacacacacacacacacacactggacacacacactacacactggacacacacacactggacacacactacacactggacacacacacactggacacacagacacacactgccacagacacacacactga
- the LOC127929731 gene encoding histidine-rich glycoprotein-like isoform X18 encodes MTHRHTHILSVSDTLDTHTHTLDTHTHTGHTHTHTGHTHTHWTHTHTHWTHTHTHWQHTHTGNTHTHTHWTHTHTLDTHTHTHTGDTHTHTHWTHTHTHWTHTHTHTLDTHTHTLDTHTHTLDTHTHTHWTHTHTHWTHTHTDTHWTHTHTLYTNTHTLDTHTLDTHTHTLDTHTHTHWTHTHTHWTHTHTHTHTHTHIHTLDTHTHWTHTHTHTGHTHTHTHTHTHTLDTHTHTHTHWIHTHTLDTHTHTHTGDTHTHTHWRHTHTHTHWRHTHTHTHWTHTHTLDTHTHTHTLDTHTHTLDTHTHTLDTHTHTHWTHTHTHTHTLDTHTHRHTLDTHTHCTRTHTHWTHTHWTHTHTHWTHTHTHTGHTHTHTGHTHTHWTHTHTHWTHTDTHCHRHTH; translated from the exons atgacacacagacacacacacattctctctgtcAGTGAcacgctggacacacacacacacacactggacacacacacacacactggacacacacacacacacactggacacacacacacacactggacacacacacacacacactggacacacacacacacacactggcaacacacacacactggcaacacacacacacacacacactggacacacacacacacactggacacacacacacacacacacactggagacacacacacacacacacactggacacacacacacacacactggacacacacacacacacacacactggacacacacacacacacactggacacacacacacacacactggacacacacacacacacacactggacacacacacacacacactggacacacacacacacagacacacactggacacacacacacacactgtacacgaacacacacacactggacacacacacactggacacacacacacacacactggacacacacacacacacacactggacacacacacacacacactggacacacacacacacacacacacacacacacacacacatacacacactggacacacacacacactggacacacacacacacacacactggacacacacacacacacacacacacacacacacacacactggacacacacacacacacacacacacactggatacacacacacacactggacacacacacacacacacacactggagacacacacacacacacacactggagacacacacacacacacacacactggagacacacacacacacacacacactggacacacacacacacactggacacacacacacacacacacacactggacacacacacacacacactggacacacacacacacacactggacacacacacacacacacactggacacacacacacacacacacacacacactggacacacacacacacagacacacactggacacacacacacactgtacacgaacacacacacactggacacacacacactggacacacacacacacacactggacacacacacacacacacactggacacacacacacacacactggacacacacacacacactggacacacacacacacacac tggacacacacagacacacactgccacagacacacacactga